A single Thermocrinis jamiesonii DNA region contains:
- a CDS encoding SulP family inorganic anion transporter has product MRITISIDLAPFLHWFKDYDRSKLTRDLIAGLTVAAVLVPQSMAYALLAGMPPIHGLYASFLPTIVAALFGSSRFLATGPVAMTALLSASVIYGMAEPGSEQWIGLMGLLALMVGFIRLTIGLLKLGFVVELISTSVITGFVSAGALVIALSQAGHLLGFKIVQSTLIYDVVKDIISHIENTNPYTVAIGALSYAIIWISRKIHPILPGALIAVFVTSLISYFYQLERFGVAIVGNVPQGIPKFSVPEVDFSTTATLWGGAMVVAFFGLVEAVAIAKRLAVQAGDKWDPNQELIGQGMANIVAGLFKGFPVGGSFSRSALNFQLQAKTILASVITGATVGITLISLAPAFYYLPKATLSAIVLSAVINLIKPQEIIKLYKLNKTDGIIAGITFFSVFFMELWVALTLGTIVAFGTFVYKTMYPRLVVLTRNPQSNTFVNAERENLPECPQILYIRPNMPIYFANAEYVYEYILNKIEERKTNRALKFLLIDMEAVNYIDAAGVSTLMRLFEEINKQGIIPAMANIACDVYPILERANFEKYVDTDFVFDSKGQSIVELFKRLDHKYCAERCPYAVFKECYTVKPSDFKPIVRLQL; this is encoded by the coding sequence GTGAGGATTACCATATCTATTGACTTAGCGCCCTTTCTCCACTGGTTTAAGGACTACGATAGAAGTAAACTGACGAGAGATCTAATAGCGGGTCTTACTGTAGCTGCAGTCTTGGTCCCTCAATCTATGGCTTATGCGCTTTTGGCCGGTATGCCTCCCATACATGGGCTTTATGCGTCCTTTTTACCTACCATAGTTGCTGCTCTTTTTGGAAGTTCAAGGTTTTTAGCTACTGGTCCAGTGGCAATGACTGCCCTTCTTTCTGCCTCTGTCATTTATGGCATGGCCGAACCTGGTTCTGAGCAGTGGATCGGTTTGATGGGCCTATTGGCTCTCATGGTTGGATTCATAAGGCTTACTATAGGACTCTTAAAGCTTGGTTTCGTAGTGGAGCTTATATCAACAAGTGTGATAACTGGTTTCGTCAGTGCGGGTGCTCTTGTTATAGCTCTAAGTCAAGCAGGACACTTATTAGGTTTTAAAATAGTCCAGAGCACGCTAATATACGATGTAGTAAAAGATATTATCTCCCACATAGAAAACACTAATCCGTATACTGTGGCCATAGGCGCATTGTCCTATGCTATTATATGGATTTCCAGAAAGATTCATCCCATTTTGCCAGGAGCCCTTATTGCTGTCTTTGTAACATCCCTCATATCTTACTTTTACCAGCTTGAAAGGTTTGGTGTGGCTATAGTAGGAAATGTACCTCAGGGTATTCCTAAATTTTCAGTTCCTGAAGTGGACTTTTCCACTACCGCTACCCTTTGGGGTGGTGCAATGGTAGTTGCATTTTTTGGACTAGTAGAAGCTGTTGCTATAGCAAAGCGACTTGCAGTTCAGGCTGGAGACAAATGGGATCCTAACCAAGAGCTTATAGGTCAGGGTATGGCAAACATAGTCGCTGGGCTTTTTAAAGGATTTCCTGTAGGTGGTTCCTTTTCAAGGTCTGCATTAAACTTCCAGCTTCAGGCTAAGACTATCCTTGCCAGTGTGATAACTGGTGCTACTGTGGGAATTACCTTAATCTCTTTAGCTCCTGCCTTTTACTATCTTCCTAAGGCTACTCTTTCAGCTATAGTCCTCTCTGCAGTTATAAATCTAATAAAGCCGCAGGAAATAATCAAACTATACAAGTTGAATAAAACTGACGGGATAATTGCCGGGATAACTTTTTTCAGCGTATTTTTTATGGAGCTCTGGGTAGCACTTACCCTTGGTACTATAGTAGCCTTTGGCACTTTTGTATACAAGACTATGTATCCAAGGTTAGTGGTGCTTACAAGAAACCCACAGTCTAATACCTTTGTCAATGCAGAGAGAGAAAATCTTCCCGAGTGTCCCCAAATACTTTACATAAGACCAAATATGCCCATATACTTTGCAAACGCTGAATATGTCTATGAATACATACTTAATAAGATTGAAGAAAGAAAAACCAATAGAGCGCTAAAATTTTTGCTGATTGATATGGAAGCGGTAAATTACATAGATGCGGCAGGTGTATCTACCCTTATGAGGTTGTTTGAAGAGATAAATAAGCAAGGTATTATACCTGCTATGGCAAATATAGCCTGCGATGTTTATCCTATACTTGAAAGGGCAAATTTTGAAAAATATGTTGATACCGACTTTGTCTTTGATTCAAAGGGACAGTCTATAGTGGAGCTTTTCAAAAGGTTGGATCACAAGTATTGTGCGGAAAGATGTCCCTATGCGGTATTCAAAGAATGCTATACAGTAAAACCTTCGGACTTTAAACCTATTGTAAGGTTACAGTTATGA
- the rimP gene encoding ribosome maturation factor RimP yields MQIDDKAIVSKVKEVIAPVIKKMGYRLFDVEFKPERGWVLRIIVDKEGGITVGDCEEISKRISSLLDVEDIIPVSYMLEVSSPGLTRELTKSEHFDFFTGRLVKIILKEPIENKREILGYIQEAKENLVIIKSKEDGSILHIPISAIAKAHLEIEKW; encoded by the coding sequence ATGCAAATAGACGATAAAGCTATAGTCAGCAAGGTAAAGGAAGTAATAGCTCCTGTGATAAAAAAGATGGGCTATAGACTCTTTGATGTGGAGTTTAAGCCTGAAAGGGGATGGGTCCTGAGGATAATAGTAGATAAGGAAGGTGGAATAACCGTAGGAGATTGCGAAGAGATAAGCAAAAGAATATCCTCCCTTTTGGACGTGGAGGATATTATCCCAGTTTCTTACATGCTTGAAGTTTCCTCTCCAGGTCTTACCAGGGAACTGACGAAAAGCGAACATTTTGATTTTTTCACAGGCAGATTGGTCAAAATCATACTAAAAGAACCCATAGAGAACAAAAGGGAAATTCTCGGCTATATCCAAGAAGCTAAGGAAAATCTAGTAATCATAAAAAGCAAGGAGGATGGAAGCATACTTCACATACCCATATCAGCCATAGCCAAGGCCCATTTGGAGATAGAAAAATGGTAA
- the nusA gene encoding transcription termination factor NusA — translation MVKSLRKLIEQVAKEKGIPEWLVEKALKNSIALATKKDRKIKDRVEVELTDDEVKVYILRKGEKFPLDIVPEELDRIAAYAAKEEFLRELEKADEERRYLEFIELEGEIVLGIVRKVAENEDLIVDLGKVMAVLPKREQIPKEVYKVGDRLKALLLRVVRKRGGYEIILSRTHPNFLRKLLEAEVPEIKEGEVEILNIAREPGERAKVLVRSKDTRMDPVAVVVGLRGSNIAPISKELSGERIDVIKDTDNIEELVRRSLAPAPVTDVRVDPKLKRVEVAVPKDKLSLAIGKRGINVKLANKITGWYIDILSEEDFKKISQLK, via the coding sequence ATGGTAAAAAGTCTAAGAAAGCTTATTGAGCAGGTAGCAAAGGAAAAAGGCATACCAGAATGGTTGGTAGAAAAGGCATTGAAAAATTCCATAGCCCTTGCTACAAAAAAGGACAGAAAAATAAAAGATCGTGTAGAGGTGGAGCTGACGGACGATGAGGTAAAGGTCTATATCCTACGCAAAGGAGAAAAGTTTCCACTAGACATAGTTCCCGAAGAGCTAGATAGAATCGCCGCTTATGCGGCAAAAGAGGAGTTTCTAAGAGAATTAGAAAAAGCTGACGAAGAAAGAAGATACTTAGAGTTTATAGAACTTGAAGGTGAGATAGTGTTAGGTATAGTGCGAAAAGTGGCAGAAAATGAGGACCTTATAGTGGACCTTGGGAAGGTTATGGCGGTATTGCCCAAACGAGAGCAAATACCCAAAGAGGTGTATAAAGTTGGAGACAGATTAAAGGCACTGCTTCTTCGGGTTGTGAGAAAAAGAGGTGGTTATGAAATAATTCTTTCAAGAACACATCCGAATTTTTTGCGCAAGCTTTTAGAAGCAGAGGTTCCAGAAATAAAGGAAGGTGAGGTGGAGATTTTGAATATAGCAAGGGAGCCTGGAGAAAGGGCTAAGGTTTTGGTGAGGTCAAAGGATACGCGTATGGATCCGGTGGCAGTAGTGGTTGGTCTAAGAGGATCCAATATAGCACCTATTAGTAAAGAGCTTTCAGGAGAAAGGATAGACGTTATAAAAGATACAGACAATATAGAAGAGCTTGTTAGAAGAAGCTTGGCACCTGCACCAGTAACCGATGTAAGAGTAGACCCAAAGCTTAAAAGGGTGGAGGTAGCAGTGCCAAAGGATAAGCTATCTTTAGCCATAGGGAAGAGGGGGATAAACGTAAAGTTGGCTAACAAAATAACGGGATGGTATATAGACATCCTATCGGAGGAGGACTTCAAGAAGATTTCCCAGCTGAAATAG
- the rlmD gene encoding 23S rRNA (uracil(1939)-C(5))-methyltransferase RlmD: protein MGLDIFIKKVVYGGYGLGEDRGKKFLVRYAAPKELVEVEILKEKKDYVEATVKNVKIGSVWRRTAPCKYYSYCGGCQIQHLDYEGQLKVKEDILLESLERIGKIKVKSLGGVLRSKEEFGYRVKVQFKVRDGSLGFFSWGSNELVPIDECLLLHPKINQLIPALRELVKAVKELQEVHVTYSPDEDEFMLKLITVSPMETEKLRKLKEHTLPKEVICLGNYTNLRGKLIKRSMVGREFSFFKSGAFRLRVSNDSFFQVNYTLYEDFPKMVVDGERAKRVLELHCGVGFFSFWMAQNCEYLFGSDANQFAVKDALYNAKLNQVFNVSFAHESAFETLKNHAGEVIDVLLLDPPREGLSEGEAKLIVQNKPKRIIYVSCNPTTLARDLKVLVSGGYKIETIKLVDNFPQTYHVEAIVKLQL from the coding sequence ATGGGTTTAGACATATTCATTAAAAAAGTGGTATATGGTGGTTATGGTTTGGGAGAGGACAGGGGTAAAAAGTTTTTAGTAAGGTATGCAGCACCAAAGGAATTGGTTGAGGTAGAAATACTTAAGGAAAAAAAGGACTACGTGGAGGCGACGGTAAAAAACGTAAAGATTGGCTCAGTTTGGAGAAGGACTGCTCCCTGCAAATACTACTCCTATTGTGGAGGATGTCAAATACAACACTTGGATTACGAAGGACAACTGAAAGTTAAAGAAGACATACTATTGGAATCTCTGGAAAGGATAGGAAAGATAAAGGTTAAATCATTAGGTGGAGTCCTGAGGTCCAAAGAAGAGTTTGGATACAGGGTAAAGGTCCAGTTCAAGGTAAGAGATGGAAGTTTGGGTTTTTTTTCTTGGGGAAGCAACGAGCTTGTTCCAATAGATGAGTGTCTTTTGCTCCACCCTAAGATAAACCAACTAATACCTGCCCTAAGGGAGCTTGTAAAAGCGGTGAAAGAACTGCAAGAAGTTCATGTAACTTATTCGCCAGATGAAGACGAGTTTATGCTAAAGCTGATCACTGTTAGCCCCATGGAAACAGAAAAGTTAAGAAAGCTTAAAGAACATACGTTACCAAAGGAAGTAATCTGCTTGGGAAATTACACAAACTTAAGGGGAAAGCTTATAAAAAGGTCTATGGTTGGTAGGGAATTTTCCTTTTTCAAGTCTGGAGCATTTAGACTAAGGGTAAGCAACGATTCTTTTTTCCAGGTCAATTACACCCTCTATGAGGATTTTCCTAAGATGGTGGTTGATGGAGAAAGGGCAAAGAGGGTTTTAGAGCTTCACTGCGGGGTTGGATTTTTTAGCTTTTGGATGGCCCAAAACTGTGAGTATCTTTTTGGCTCTGATGCAAACCAATTCGCTGTAAAAGATGCGCTGTATAACGCAAAGTTAAATCAGGTCTTTAATGTTTCTTTTGCTCACGAAAGTGCTTTTGAGACGTTGAAAAACCATGCAGGAGAGGTAATAGACGTATTGCTTCTTGATCCGCCGAGGGAAGGTTTGTCGGAAGGCGAAGCCAAGCTCATAGTTCAGAACAAACCAAAAAGAATAATCTACGTCTCCTGTAATCCAACCACCTTAGCAAGGGATCTAAAGGTTTTAGTTTCCGGAGGTTATAAAATTGAAACTATAAAGCTTGTGGATAACTTCCCCCAAACCTATCATGTGGAAGCTATAGTTAAACTACAACTTTAG
- the frr gene encoding ribosome recycling factor — protein sequence MMDEVFKTAEEDMKKAVQYFKNEIAGLRTGRASTALVEEIKVDYYGSKIPIKQLASVSVPEPNQIVLQVWDKNAVELVEKAIMENLNLTPQRHGDVLRITLPPLTQERRKELVRMLHKMAEEARVAVRNIRRDAKELIEDQEGISEDEVKRALERLQKLTDKYIEEINRLTENKEREIMG from the coding sequence ATGATGGACGAAGTATTTAAAACCGCAGAGGAGGATATGAAAAAAGCGGTGCAATACTTCAAGAACGAAATAGCTGGTTTGAGGACAGGTAGGGCAAGCACAGCCCTTGTGGAGGAGATAAAAGTGGATTATTACGGTTCAAAGATCCCTATAAAGCAGTTGGCTTCGGTAAGTGTGCCAGAGCCAAACCAGATCGTGCTTCAGGTGTGGGACAAAAATGCGGTAGAGTTGGTGGAAAAGGCCATAATGGAAAACCTAAACCTAACACCTCAAAGGCATGGAGATGTTCTGAGGATAACTCTTCCGCCCCTAACTCAGGAGAGAAGAAAGGAATTAGTTCGCATGCTTCACAAGATGGCAGAAGAGGCCAGGGTTGCGGTCAGGAACATCAGAAGGGATGCAAAGGAGCTCATAGAGGATCAGGAGGGTATATCGGAAGACGAAGTAAAAAGAGCCTTGGAAAGACTTCAAAAACTCACCGACAAATACATAGAGGAAATAAACAGATTAACGGAGAATAAAGAAAGGGAGATTATGGGTTAG
- the ilvN gene encoding acetolactate synthase small subunit: MSDTVGRNEISAIKAPIFREVKKGETRRHVISVLVRNELGVLARIATLIAGKGYNIEGLSVGETHEKGLSLMTIEVIGDDVVIEQVVKQLRKLIDTIKVRDLTDSPHVERELALIKVYTTTPKARDEVLRLTEIFRGKIVDVSPDTYTVEITGDEDKISAFVELVRPFGIKEMARTGKVALEREGKRTNP; the protein is encoded by the coding sequence ATGAGTGACACTGTTGGAAGGAATGAAATATCAGCTATAAAAGCGCCTATATTCAGGGAAGTAAAGAAGGGAGAGACAAGAAGGCACGTAATATCGGTCCTTGTGCGCAACGAGCTAGGAGTTTTGGCGAGGATAGCTACGCTCATAGCGGGAAAAGGTTACAACATAGAAGGTCTTTCGGTGGGAGAGACTCACGAAAAGGGCCTTTCTCTGATGACTATTGAGGTGATCGGAGATGACGTAGTTATAGAGCAGGTAGTAAAACAGCTCAGGAAACTGATAGACACGATAAAAGTAAGAGACCTAACGGATAGCCCACACGTAGAAAGGGAGTTAGCCCTTATAAAGGTCTATACCACTACACCAAAGGCAAGGGACGAAGTGCTTAGATTAACCGAAATCTTTAGAGGAAAGATCGTAGATGTATCTCCTGATACTTACACCGTGGAAATAACCGGGGATGAAGATAAGATAAGTGCCTTTGTGGAACTGGTCAGACCCTTTGGCATAAAGGAGATGGCAAGGACGGGTAAAGTAGCTTTGGAAAGGGAGGGAAAGCGAACTAACCCATAA
- the surE gene encoding 5'/3'-nucleotidase SurE codes for MPTFLLTNDDGYFSEGLKALREELSTLGRVITVAPDRNLSGVGHSLTFSMPLRMRRIERDFWTVIGGTPADCIHLGYYVILEGQKPDLVCSGINEGPNLGEDITYSGTVSGAMEGRILGIPSIAFSAFGGEVKNFKEIAKIAKVVVQEVLEKGMPEDTYLNVNIPDLPIDQIKGFLLTRQGKRAYKEKVLKLLDPAKKPLYWITATEFGWHLEEGTDYWAVYHGYVSITPLQLDLTNYKAIETLKNRLKFSSGVER; via the coding sequence ATGCCAACCTTTTTGCTAACTAACGACGACGGATACTTTTCTGAAGGTTTAAAGGCCCTTAGGGAGGAGCTAAGCACGCTCGGGAGGGTCATAACTGTTGCACCGGACAGGAACCTAAGCGGTGTGGGACATTCTTTAACCTTTAGCATGCCCCTGAGGATGAGAAGGATAGAGCGGGACTTTTGGACAGTAATTGGTGGCACACCGGCCGACTGCATCCACTTGGGTTATTATGTCATACTGGAAGGACAAAAGCCAGATTTGGTTTGCTCTGGCATAAACGAAGGTCCAAACTTAGGAGAAGACATCACCTATTCCGGCACTGTTTCTGGTGCTATGGAGGGAAGGATACTTGGCATACCTTCCATTGCCTTCTCCGCCTTTGGTGGAGAGGTAAAGAACTTTAAAGAGATTGCAAAAATAGCAAAGGTTGTTGTTCAGGAGGTGCTTGAAAAGGGCATGCCAGAAGATACCTATCTGAATGTAAATATTCCAGATCTGCCCATAGACCAGATCAAGGGCTTTTTACTCACAAGGCAGGGCAAAAGGGCATACAAAGAAAAGGTGCTAAAGCTATTGGATCCTGCAAAAAAGCCCCTTTATTGGATAACAGCTACCGAATTTGGCTGGCATCTAGAAGAAGGCACAGACTATTGGGCAGTTTATCATGGGTATGTTTCTATAACACCTTTACAACTGGACTTGACCAATTACAAAGCGATAGAAACATTAAAAAACCGTTTAAAATTCTCTTCAGGGGTAGAGCGATGA
- a CDS encoding cbb3-type cytochrome c oxidase subunit I, with translation MEKRFFFLALISLGLGGFFAFLVALARTPGIYKLFPPAYFYHALVGHVDLAIVIFLLSFTMLLWNKFLAKQDSISFYLAFLGFLGIAIASFSGKGVAVSNNYLPTIVHPVFFAGVVLFFSGLWFASIVRLKTAIKNIFSKDPLINSLSMSIVLAFMMLLSTITSAFKTGSHSELYLFYERLYWAPGHIHQFLNGTVLLFSWYFLSKLLGVKHELGILRFTNLAFLTFGVLLVLVPVIFEDPVSRNAKIFTELSYAIGLGIPIFLHMFNILKRPVFNTSSYSIALWLSILLYLLGVVIAYAGLKADLRVPAHYHGAVTSLTLTLMAISYYLLKEYGWIKDLPKIAKPQLFLYGFGMILFVLGLYFAGFKGAPRKTYGTGFTEDPFVLFSLGFMMVGTVLAVISGVMFVVYTLRAGLKARHANLFAN, from the coding sequence GTGGAAAAAAGGTTTTTCTTTCTGGCTTTGATTTCCTTAGGCTTAGGTGGATTTTTTGCCTTTCTTGTAGCCTTGGCTCGCACACCCGGAATTTATAAGCTTTTTCCTCCCGCATACTTCTACCACGCACTGGTGGGACACGTGGATCTTGCAATAGTGATCTTTTTGCTCTCCTTTACCATGCTTTTGTGGAACAAATTTTTAGCCAAACAAGATAGTATAAGCTTTTACCTTGCATTTTTGGGTTTTCTGGGTATTGCTATAGCATCTTTCTCTGGCAAAGGTGTTGCGGTTTCCAACAATTACCTTCCTACCATAGTTCATCCCGTATTCTTTGCTGGGGTAGTTCTTTTCTTTTCTGGACTGTGGTTTGCCAGCATTGTAAGGCTAAAAACAGCTATAAAAAACATCTTTTCAAAGGATCCGCTTATTAACAGTCTTAGTATGAGCATAGTTTTAGCCTTTATGATGCTTTTGTCCACCATAACATCTGCTTTTAAGACTGGAAGCCACAGTGAATTGTATCTTTTTTATGAAAGACTTTATTGGGCACCCGGGCACATACACCAATTTCTAAACGGCACTGTTTTGCTGTTTTCTTGGTATTTCCTTTCTAAGCTCTTAGGTGTAAAACACGAGCTTGGTATTCTTAGATTTACAAATCTGGCATTTTTGACGTTCGGTGTTTTGTTAGTTCTCGTTCCCGTGATTTTTGAGGACCCTGTTTCAAGAAACGCAAAAATATTTACCGAATTGTCCTATGCCATAGGCTTGGGCATTCCCATCTTTTTACACATGTTTAACATTCTCAAAAGACCCGTTTTTAATACGTCTTCTTATTCCATAGCTTTATGGCTTTCTATATTGCTTTACCTTTTGGGAGTTGTTATAGCCTACGCAGGTTTGAAGGCGGACTTGAGGGTGCCAGCCCACTATCACGGAGCGGTTACGAGCTTGACCCTCACTCTTATGGCTATTTCCTATTATCTTCTCAAGGAGTACGGATGGATAAAGGACCTTCCAAAAATAGCAAAACCCCAGCTGTTTCTTTATGGCTTTGGAATGATACTCTTTGTGCTTGGCCTTTACTTTGCGGGTTTTAAAGGAGCACCAAGAAAAACTTACGGCACAGGCTTTACGGAGGACCCTTTTGTGCTATTTTCTTTAGGGTTTATGATGGTGGGGACTGTCCTTGCGGTTATAAGCGGGGTGATGTTTGTGGTTTATACTTTAAGGGCTGGGCTAAAAGCAAGGCATGCCAACCTTTTTGCTAACTAA